The DNA window CAACAACCCACAAAACatattattttgaatattttctctcttttttttatccTTTGCGAAGACAAATTAAATCTATAGGTAGTTGTGCACTACAATGTGATAAGGTTTTTGTTTATGTTGGCACTATTGAACTATTACACGTAAAAAGGTTCCTTTTTCTGATAATATAGTAGTTTGCAACTAATTCTAGTTTTGACTCTTCTAAACTGCTAATGCTAGTTAGTCACAGAGACAAAATTGTGTATGGGGCGGTTCGGGCGGAAAAATTAAGTGTTGGTGGAATCTCTTTTTATATTACTAATACTCCATTTCCAAAAATGCTTGCATATGGACTGACGTGGGATCCttaattttgttgaaattaATTATTAGGCTTCTTGGATTATCTTATATTAACCGTATATAATATCCATACCACAATATTCGCTTAACAAAGATAATCACATTGAATATGTTTTTGTCCATCAATTTTTATGAGGTGGGTGCACTAAGATGACCATAGAATATTTGGAATATTAGTACTCCGTATTTtgagtgtttttttatttaccattttaattaaattacttCTTTTAATATTTCGACAATAAATTTTTCTCATTATTTTATGATGTAGTTTTTGTGATGGATAGATAGAAATTGTTTACCCTAGCCCAGTATCTTTCTTCTCAGCCATTGACTAGATCAACACAATTGCAACGGGTTAATTTGAATTGAATTGGACACATAAAAAGTAATGTTcgagttttttttatgtgaaattcGTTGCATTTAGacatgcattattttatttgaatttgtaACTTTTACTAAATAATGGATTGTTCGTAATAGTTTATTTCTCAATGATACTCTCAATTATAGCATGGATTTTCTAATGGGAATAATTGTACTAACATTTTTCTGTTATATTTTGATTGAAGTCCTTCAAATATCTATATGGGTTTTTTTATATTGCTTATAGCataataatacaaaattaagATCTAATCTATctccttagattttaaaatgagtgtatgggattaaatcttacgaatttcaataaataatagacaatatatcaacaaaatggtaagatcgtcattctgttatcatatcataatttttgtcttttttatatatattacaaatatcaacacaataacatgaatatttcaacacaagtacatAAAAacatcaacacagttttattgagattttatatgcattatattgaattttttttatgtatttgttgataaaaattctacttatcaacatatacgaaaactgaaataaaaatcatcaaatttcatcatccgaacgtcgtcggaacatatgcaattgatatctcgttagaatccttataaaattacctttaatttgatatatttttggcgaaaaaataatttaaatcgagagagttacgtaaatttaattttatgataattttaatacagtAAGAGATAAATGACATTAATactctttaattttatttaataattatttaaattttaaacataATCTACTTAACATTATATCAACCACTAAATCGCCTAATGTAATGGTTAAGAATTAGTCTTAATTTTgaattgctaattagttagcaattcaTCACATTCCTCTCTCTATATAGATTGAAATATTCCAGGTTTAAATTAGTGGGTTCAAACTACTTTATGCTAGCTAATGGatatactttatttatttttgtttgatttataCTTTTCATTGAATTATTAATGAAATTTAGtattttttgtgtgtgtaactaaataaataaactattaTGTAACCATAGAATATATAACTTTTAATGTATAAATTAAGCAAAAGAGGAATAGGTGAAACGACACGAGGAATAGGTGAAACGACACTCTTTGCTTTTGAGCAAGATGCGATAAATCTCACATGTAACTCACTCACCAAATTTCAATTGAAGACAAAGCTACACGTTTAATTGATACTATACAATTTAAAAGGAAGCATCATTTTGGATATGGGCCCTAATCTATTTTAGGACCTCCATGTTATCTTAATTataacttaaatttttttttagcaAAGCAATGGTATTACTTACTTATCTTCTTCCACTTTCTCAGTGTacatttcaattttcatatGGACACGAGATCGTTATATCGATAGTTCAAAAGTTTAATACTTTTAGATATGTTTTTTATATTCAAATGTGGTCAAAAGCTGGGAGTGACACATCATGAGGTATTTGCAATATATCAAAAGAAACAAATTTAGAAAAGATTTTTTAAAACCTTTCTTTTAATTAGATCCACAATTCAAATATCGTTCAAGGAAGTAAATCAAAATTCAAAGAGTAGAATATTCATGGAAATAATCAGgtgattatttttcttaataacATATCCTATTTTCATATAAATATTCTACCTTCGTTTGTACGTCTATTCTCAATTCAATTAAAGGGTGTATCAACTGTGACGGAACCAGAATTTAAATAAGTCGGCgctgatattttaaaaatatatatagtatgaaaatgtttaattttacatataatgTCAGTACAATTTTTACGACACACTAGATgatactccctttgtccgcgaataggagtcttgtttttcattttaatccgtccgcgaataggagtcccggttcctTTTTACTgtaaatggtaataaaatctcACATTCCTCTAACTCATTCcaatcacatttcattttaaaCTAATACTATATACAAGTGGAATTCATATACctctaactttttttcacccacttttcttaacatttcttaaaacatgtgccttcaagaaatgagactcctaatggtaGACAAAGTAAGTAACTGTTTTCAGCAAATAGTCATATCGCTAAGaattgtatatttttaattttttttaaatttctttctCAGTCTTAGACAACTAAGATATCATTCCCATTTATCTCTCATTCTACTTTGCAAATCTATCTTAATAAGTTGTATCCAAATTAGATTAAGTCCAAATCCaagtaccaattaaattaagaggcATTGAGTCATACAAAATTTCTAAACATGAAAAGCACAATTACGTACTGCACTATTGCTGCAAGTCAGATTATTTTATTCGATTTTATtagattttgtaattttatcaaATAATTAACATTTACATAccctaattttattaattttggctAATTATGTCAAAGCATCATTAGTTAATTTTAGCCCTAAAGGCCAAAAATAAAAAGCAGCCCAAAAATAATGATGCTTTTTGTCTTTGTCTTTGTCTTTGTCTTCTCCCCAAATTCAATTTCAGAGACGAAGAGAGCGGCGGTGAGCGGAATTCGCTGGAACTGGACGATTGGAGTGCAGGGGCGGATGCCGGTAGGAGGAAGGCCGTATAAGGGGGAATCGGGGTCTGGCGCCGCTGTGTATAACTCTATAAATGGAATACAAATATGGTATGAGAGCAGAAAAATCGTATCATATACTTGAAATTACTAGAGCTGCTGGTCCAAAGCAGTTGCTACATTAATATACCTCCTAAACCGTCTTCCTACCTGAATTCTCAACTTAAAAAATCGCTTTTTACATGATAACTGATGAGTTAATGATAGATTGTGGATGTTTATGGGATGACTTAAGATAATGCGAATACTTCATATTATTCATATAAAAAGTTGAAACCCCAACCCTAAGGGCCCCCACATCCTAATCCGACAGTATTGTGAGAGATGTTAAATAAAGGTACGCAGTGATCCGCTGAGGGTGAGAATACTTCATATTATAAATAGTGCAAGGGATGGGGAAAATTGATATCTTATCGTAGATGCCCTTACGCTTAGAAGCTTTACGGAATTAGGTTATATTTGAAAAAAAGGGCCTAAAATTGGGATTATAGGGGAGGTGTGAACGGGGGAGGTCTTtttaaatagaaagaaaaagaaaaggataaaaaaataatactactactaatattttaatgaaacgATGTCGTTCTAATAATCACAAATAACATTACTTTGATCATCGAACATTTTTCGATTACACATCACCATCGACTTGTGGAATTGACTAGAATTTAaccaaaaaaaattgtaaattaaagAAATACCATCCTTATATGTTATGTTTAATTTCTTAAACTGCATTTAAGTTCGAAAATTCCACAGCATTCCTCTGCTCTTCACAAAacaatgaatttatattcagtaACAAAACTAATTATTTTTGGATAtaagtattaaataaattttcaatGTAAAGAACTTTAAATGTTAATTCAAGCATATATCACATAGATTGTGAGCGAATATCGTGATTTATCAAATTTGTCCTATCCTAAGTTAAATAATTTGCGCCGCCAAGCCATGATAGAAATGCGTAGCcaacaattaataaaagatataGCATTATCAATGAGAGAAAGCGAAGCGTagtgaaaaaaatatttgaccAAATAGATAAACCAAAGATGAATGGGATAGATTACAAAGAATTTGtcgaaatgtaaagaaaagacGACAATATCTATAATCGAACAATATATGATGACACCGTCAAACCAATGTGATCAATTGTAATAGGATTGCAAAGCTATAGCTGCATCGAAAATCCTAGGTTTAGTATCTCATCAGATGTGACCCTTTCCCACTTCCTACTTTTGGAAATATCCATTTCAAATAGTTTATTGCAAAATTGTTTGTTAATATATTACGACATATTGGATGGTCTACTGATAGAATCGGACTAAAATCTACTTCCTTCGTTCAATTCAATATgtccatattttctttttagtttgtctcattcaagatgtttattttcattatttggaaataaatctctctcgctctctctctcctttcttctcattaaaatattcatttgcTTTTTCCACTCTACTTTATCACAAACAACTAATTCACCTAAAACTTTATGCTACTAAAAAATGTGGACATTTTAAGTGAGACACAAAGAAtactttattttactccactttACTCCATTTTGTAACTGTGGTAGTAATTTTACTACTATAGACATTTTTGCCAAGAAACAAGAAAAATTggttattatataaaaaatccTTATTTTCAATTCGTTGAATTTATCAATGTGAAAGGGCACAAGAAgtcatctcttaaccatctcaccTCACCCCAATGTTAATAgagttatttttcaattttgggatgtttcaaaataattgagtcatttctatttttggcaaaaaataaatctcttttactatattttttttataaaaaaaatgtctctattaataAGGAACGAAGGAAATACTTGATATTGCATTTCACTATTATTTTGTCGAACGAACTGAAACTAAAAAAAGGGATATGCACATCTTAAAAACACTTACtagaaaaaacatttttttaaacgTTACTTTTACCATAACactaacatttaatttaatttaatttagtggaGTAACTAATAAAGTTGATCTAATAGATCCCCATGCGTAtgtataatactccatgtagATAACCTTCATCAAATAAATAACCAgatcaactaaaagcaacaaTTAAGGATTCTCAGCCAATTATTCCTTGTCTATTAAATATTCTCGAACCAATTTATCCTTGTCACATTGGTACTGATACTATATGGAATAAACAATCATCCACGCAAGAACTTTTGTCCATTTATTAAAGAAAACGGAACCCACATTTTCTCCACTATTATCTGTCCCCTTCACTCTTTATACACTTTATCCTATAAATAGCCATGCAAACCTATCATTATCCATGCAAAAACTAGGGTTTCATTTCTCTATTTCTCCAATTTCACTTGCTTTCACTCCTAATTAATCCCAATGGCTTCCTCCACAATTGTCTCCTCTCTTATACTCTTCTTTCTCCTCCTCTCCGCATCCGCAGCTCGTGTACCCTTAGCCATGGCCAACGAGGCACACATGCAACTTTTTCAGAGAAAAATGGGGATTAATCGAGTTGAGTTCGAATTGTATATGAGACGATATATGAAGATGGGCTCCGATAGAGTCGCACCGGGTGGCCCGGACCCTCAACATCACAATATTGCACCAATATCCCCATGATTATCCTcaacatttaattaaatgcGTCATTTTGAATGTTGAGGGGTTTATTAAAACGGGTTGTGTGTttgtttcatgtttttttttgctttattaAATGTTACCTTGGCGAAATGTAAGTTTATGTTTTGCTATAGTTATATATGTATCCCCCTCTCCCTTGAAAAATGCAATGTTGCTCCGtaaacatttatatatatttcaatCTTTGAGTTTCTTCCTCCTTTTATATTTCATGAAAAACAGGCTGGCTAGTGAATATAGACATAAATGCTACAAGACCTTATTTTTCCATCTCATATTATATTTGCCAAAGTAGTCAAACTAAAATTGATTTGAAATAGTACGAAGACAACTACGAACGAGTACATGATGACACTTACTTTCAATTGCTAGATATAGTATCGAACTAATTCAGTTCTATCACTACATTAATTCCATTAGTTGGACTTGATTTGATATTAATGCTTAAACCGATTATAAGCTGCATATCTCTTAAATTCTTAATCCCACCAATTAAAGTATTATAAATTCGAATCCCAGCATATTTCAGGTCAAGTATGTCAAATGATCATGCTTCGGAGATGATTAGATATTTAGATCCGagcaaattttatttataacgcACTTAGCATTTATGAATTTTTCATGTCATCAgcagataaaaataaaattcatcgATGTATAATAACACAAGTTTGGTAGAGTGTGATGAGAATGCGAATAAATTCAAACTTGGGGAACGTACATTTATGGACTGTTAATGAGTTAGGGTATTAATTATATTACTGATATTTTGGTTTTTATTATTAGTcttagttatctttttatttagtttttttacTAGACGTTATCTTATACAGTAAATATTTATCCACGAcatcatttaattttacaatggaaaagATCAACTAAAGTTACTAAACAAATATTCCCCGGTAGCTATAATTTATTAAAGCGTTAATCCACATGATCACGGATCAGTTTTCCACCCCATAAACAGAAagaactttaatttttttttccaattaaaCAATTGAACATATTCTTTTGATCATTTCATGTactattagaaaaaaaaagctaAGAACTcgttataaaaataaatcaaatctcTTACTATATGTTAATCGACTTGGTCAAAATCTCTTAACCATTAGACCTAAATTACACTTCAAAcaaatttgaatataaataaatatgtattacaTCTTATTCTTGGAACCTCTTTTCCAGAATATTCATTGATACACTTTAAAGGGCAATATGACAAGTATGAAACACACAGATAAGACCATGTTTCTCTGATTTGGATCCACATAGgacatataaaattaaatataaaacccTTGGATTAATTTATTAAAGTCAAATTccaatatcaattcaactactaGGCATAGCATTAACTATTTTCAGATAAACTTTTCGCTTTATGTATGGACAACTTTCTGTGATAATGAGAGGTAGTTTATCGTTTTACAAATAGTACTAATACACTAAAGCCAAGCCATGGACTATTCTAACATCGACTAATTTTATGATGGTAATGAGAGGTAGTTTATCGTTTTACAAATAGTAACACTAAGACTATTTTGATACATGAACTAATTTAATGGGAggaacaaaaataacaaaatatatagaCTATTTTTTAGGAAGGAATATGCATTAGATATGCAAGCAACAGATGGTGCATGCATACATCTAAATAAAGATATTATACATGGTGCATACATGGAAATAGAGACTGAGTGTTGTGTTAACTAGAGCTTGTTTGTTTGTCAACAAGTAATGTTATTGGAGATTATGATTCCTGATACATTACTATCTTATGTTTGGATATATCAAGAAAAGTTGttagaattttaaatatatattaatcaattaaattcaattatttaattgacaTAATGACTGAATTAACTAATTGTCGTAATAATCGgagtaaaaatattttaattaaatctttgacTAAAATTATAACAATAGTGATagtaatataatttaaaaaattaagatttgattaataggagtattatagaaacataatactaataatttcttTAAGACTTGTTATTATAACTATGTAGTATTGCAATACTAacataataataacaatagtaaataatatgataaaaaagtgttataattataattatactaGTTACTTATTAGAagtattattgttattattaggTATGATTAAAatgttaaattaaattaaaattttcttaattaattattaattttgaatgaaAATAACTACAACAATAGTGCTAATAAtaatcattatttttttatattatgatTCATAATTTGAATAACATTATTAAATTCTTAACAAGttattatagttataattataattaataattatacttTCTCCATCTCGGAATGTGAGTATCTTTTTCACCTGACTCGAATTTTAAGAATTGTAAAGATAAGTGGGttaaaaattagtagaatataaGTCACATTTTGTATACTGCtcctagttttataataaatgttaatgaaatgagttagtgaaatttgAGATcaacttaccatttatagtaaaaatgaaaaaataaatttattgtgagacggaccaaaatgacgAGAAATGACTTATTATGGGATGATGAAGTATTATTTACTATCATAATTACATATGactcataattttaaaaatattataagttTTTCTTAATaaactattaatttataattgtattattattaatattgatATCAAGTATAATTGTAtaagataataaaatatataattttaaaattggtaAATAAAGCACCtaataaaaaatagagaaatcaaaatcctgcaatctttttttttcaaaattcaaattactTTTATAAACAGAATATTGGCAAATAAaagaatttttgaatttttctctCACATGGCGAACAGAACACAAATGGAGCTGCGAAGAGGTGATTGACGGGAGATATTGGGGCATTTAGTAGGATTTAATcataatatttttcataaaataatacggagtagtacttattttattttctgtgagtcccaaataaaaaattaacccTATAAAATACCAGCATTGGGCTGGGCTGCTTCTCTTTCACATATTCAAAATGAAGTGTTAGACACAGCAAATCCAGTTGGGCTACCCATTATCAAATCCTACCACATaagataaaaatattataattgtactaaaataaataaagtgaatattatgaaatagtaataataattgaatGAAATTTGTAATGTTGCAGCCGGTGGTGAAATCGAGGGCAATGCTCTCCGCAGCCATACACACAGTCCTCTTCCGCCGCAAACCGCCGAGATGCCACCAATGCTTCTGCTCTCTCGCGACAATCGACTATCCCCCGCTCCATCACCAGCCGCAGTGGTCCGGCCTCCACAACTGGCGGCGCTGCCCGCTCAACCGCGACCGCCATTGGGGCCCAAGCGGACCGATTCACCACAATAATGAAATTGAACATGCTTCATCAGCTCCTAACTTCACCTCTTGCTCTTCTCTGGCGGAAATGGCCGCCGTAGTTCTCTCCACCCCAGACCCCCTCGCAAAAGCTAAGCTTTCTCACGCTGCTTACTCCAAATGGCGACGCGAGGGTTTTCCAATTGGAGTCTCAGATGCCCCTTCTAGGCCTGCTCTCCCTGCTAAACCTCAATTGGTATGTTTCTTCGACTGCTCAAGGCCTTTGATTTCTGCAATGTTGTGGAAATTTATGAATAGTTTTTTCGTAATTTTAAAGGAAGCTCTACATTGTTAGAAATTGGTGGTGTTGATTATCGACTGAAATTTTGGTAGATTATCCATTTCCGTGGAGGATTTGTTATTGATGAATTTCTGTTTATGTATAAATGACCATGATCAAGCTTATGCGCTGTGCCTCAAATCACAATGATTCAAGCTTATGACGAATTCCCAATATTTACCTTTTGATTCTTCCTCAATTGTTCTTGGAGTAACATAATCTGTAGATTGGTTGAAATTGTTAGCATTTTCTACAATTGTTCTTGCTCATGCATCATTTATGCGAGTGAATAAATTGAAGCAGTTTATGATTCGTATCTtgctttttctctctcttgtcCTTTGATTCAAGCTCAGATTTTGTATGGATCGCACGGACTATTTTCGCGTATATTCACCAAGCTATAGGGCGATAGGCTTGACTTATTTTTTTGACTCTTGATCTCAGTTCTCCCCTTGATCTGTTTAGTTTATCAAGCAGAAAGAGAAACTGAAGTGAAAATGATGATGTTTTGACTATGAGATCTGCTTTCAATTTTCACTAAAATCATACTCCATGATGAATCTCGATCGGTTTTCTTTTATCTAGCTGGAAGACATGCTAAAGTGAAATGTTACTTGATGCTCTTAGTTTTTTGTAGATGTGCATCTAGGTATGTTTATTTCTCTCATCGACTCATGGCATGTCTTTAGTCCAGGTTTCCCCAAAAGACATTCCCTCGCCAAAGAGTTCGGGTCTACCTCTCAATGCCTACATGCTTCATAACCTCGCTCATGTTGAGCTAAATGCTATCGATCTTGCATGGGATACTGTTGTTCGGTTCTCACCATACCTTGAGCTTCTTGGTGAAGGTTTCTTCGCAGACTTTGCTCATGTAGCTGATGATGAGAGCCGGCATTTCACTTGGTGTTCACAAAGACTTTCAGAGCTTGGATTTAGGTAATCTGTAGGTCAAGCTTGAGCCTTGGTAGTGAATTCATTTAGTTTCTGCAATGACCTTCGAATTCGTCTTCACTTAGCTACGGCGACATGCCAGCTCATGGTGTTTTGTGGGCTGAATGTGAGAAAACATCGGATAATGTTGCGGCTAGGCTTGCATGCATCCCATTGGTTCAGGTAACATTTGGATATCCCATAGTATTTAAAATGAGTAAAACAAATCCCTAATTCATTGATACTGAATTAGGAAGCCAGGGGGCTAGATGCTGGACCACGACTTGTGAATAAACTGACCGGCTTCGGGGATCAACGAACCTCGAGCATTGTTGCAAGGATAGCCGATGAAGAAGTTGCTCATGTTGCAG is part of the Salvia splendens isolate huo1 chromosome 6, SspV2, whole genome shotgun sequence genome and encodes:
- the LOC121806243 gene encoding uncharacterized protein HI_0077-like — protein: MLQPVVKSRAMLSAAIHTVLFRRKPPRCHQCFCSLATIDYPPLHHQPQWSGLHNWRRCPLNRDRHWGPSGPIHHNNEIEHASSAPNFTSCSSLAEMAAVVLSTPDPLAKAKLSHAAYSKWRREGFPIGVSDAPSRPALPAKPQLVSPKDIPSPKSSGLPLNAYMLHNLAHVELNAIDLAWDTVVRFSPYLELLGEGFFADFAHVADDESRHFTWCSQRLSELGFSYGDMPAHGVLWAECEKTSDNVAARLACIPLVQEARGLDAGPRLVNKLTGFGDQRTSSIVARIADEEVAHVAVGVYWFVSICQKLGRAPSSAFADILKEYNVEIKGPFNHSAREVAGIPREWYDPSPASATNNENKLSEVYERLACIISMEQENSSLGKPPK